From Punica granatum isolate Tunisia-2019 chromosome 1, ASM765513v2, whole genome shotgun sequence:
TCTCGAAGATTCATCAACTCAGCATGCCAAATATTTCGCCCTTTTTACCACTAATAATGCTGCATATAGACAAGGTAAACTTGTAAATGGGGGAATTGGATAAAGCTTTAGCAATTATAGTTTGCCTATTTTTGCGGTTTATAATTTTTGTCCATGCTACGGTATGAGATCTTAGTCCTGAGATCCACATTTATCCACGGATCATTTTTGTTGCTCAGAggattgtttgtttatttttgtttGTGATCTGTTTCTCAGGTGGGTGGATGAGGTCATTCCTGATGCACCATGGGTAATCAATCAAGAATTTCTGGACAAGCACAAGATCGATTTTGTGGCCCACGACTCTCTTCCGTAAGGATTGCTTATCCAAttatctctctccctctcttgtGTTGCTTTACCTTAAAGCCTTGgcattttctttctcaatgATAAAGCTATCAATTCATAGTATAATCTACTTGATAGTAAATTCATACGTCAAAAGAAGTTTTTCCGATCCTTATAAGTTGATTTCACGCTTGATTGAATCTTTTTCTACTATTATAATTACAAGGGTCATTGTAATTGATGTACTTTGTCATGAATCATTACAGTTATGCTGATGTCAGTGGAGCAGGAAATGATGTCTACGAATTCGTGAGTCTATTCACGCTCCGCTTTCCTCAGATTTGCTCTTCTTTTTGGTTGTTCCCCTTTCATCTAAACCAGTTTCTTTCCAGGTCAAAGCTGTTGGGAGGTTTAAGGAGACGAAGCGTACGGAAGGGATTTCCACGTCAGACATCATAATGCGAATTGTCAAGGATTATAACCAATATGTGATGAGGAACTTGGACCGCGGATATTCAAGGAAAGAACTCGGTGTCAGCTATGTCAAGGCATGCTTTTGTTTGGCTGAAGTAGAGTTCGTTAGTGATCTTTTTGGCTATACTTCTAGGAGGGAATGacttctcttttattttgcCTATACAAACAGGAGAAGCGATTGAGGGTGAACATGAGGTTGAAGAAACTACAGGAGAAAGTGAAGGAGCAGCAAGAAAGGGTAGGCGAAAAGGTTTGTTTGCTCTTTTGAAATACATACTATGGGGTAGTCATTGATATGTATTTCTGGTTCTAATGTTTGCTGGTCTTCTTAGCatgttataataataaattctttggGCGTTCATGCCTTACTATTTTTGGTTTTGGCCAAGGAAGGTACAATGTAGtttcttgttcttgttctGATACATATTGCCAAGACCAAGAAGACCAACTATGCTTTCTGATTcgtatttatattatttctgAATCTTGGGGAGTTATGTTAATATGGAATCTCCCTTATTTCTTAAGATTCAAACAGTGGCAAAGACTGCAAGCATGACTCGTAACGAGTGGGTTGAGAATGCTGATCGTTGGGTTGCTGGATTTCTGGAGATGTTTGAAGAAGGTTGCCATAAGATGGTAagcattttctttatttgggCATAAATAGCTTGAAAGCAGCAATTTACTGTTTTGGATTGCTGTTACCAGGGCACAGCAATCAGAGATCGGATTCAGGAGCGCCTGAGGGGCCAACAGATGAGAGATGGGTACCTGCTGGAGAATGGGAAGGACGGGCTCGATATGGATGacgatgaagatgaagagtaCTATGAAGAGTATGAAGAGTACTTtgatgatgacgatgatgagGAATACTACGATGAGGAGCATGATGATGCGAAAGAGGAGACCGAGAAGAAACGATAGGCTCTCTAAGTCGGAATCATATGTAGATTTTGGGTACTAGTATCGCCGCACCTGGTTAAGTATACTAATTTTGTCCGAGTTTGTGGAGTGTGAGTGATAATACAGTCGTTGCAGGGGAGTCAAAAGTGTGTGGTTTGGTTTACGTACATGCAAGAcgcatatatatttgttctGTTTCTTTAGTTATAGAATGAGTTATTGATTTTGGCATATGCCTCTGGACTTCCTAAAGCCGGCATTGTCTTAAGTTAATCTTGTATCCAGCCCGAGTAAACTCCTTGGTTTCTTGTTTCTTGCTTTGTGTAACAATGTACAAACTAAGAAAATGCATCGTTTAGCGAATAACAAGACATGAGGGCCCGTTTGGATTCCGAGTtcaataattttaactttaattttaactcaacatactacataataaaaatacacatttcccaattcaaaaattttaattttaactttaactcaacacactacacaacaaaaacacacgtttcccaagttaaatttataatcacatattatttgttcttttctacaattaaaatcaaaatcaaaatcaaaataactttaactttgaatccaaacggtcCCGAGAATTTCATCTAgttctaaaaatttattacaatCCAAAATAATGTGATATACTCATGAATTTTAAGCAGATAttgataaaatgaattttgattaaaaGCATGATATATAGTAATAGAGACCAACGCATATgacttgcatatatataaaaagtgcattattaaaatattgacAAGGATTAAATTTGTGTACGTAACATTTGAGTACGTTAGTATTTAAAACTAAATCtgcaagaacaaaaaaaagagaacgaatatctttttctttttttctattgCTCTTGTACTCTTTGTTTGTCTCTTTCCATTCTATCTCCCTCAAACTTTCatttcttaaattcttttataatatatattcgtTCTGATTTGTTtcttagaaaaagaaatgcacttgaatatatttcttgaattttaaaatttcaaattatattttaagaCACATCATTTAGAGCATATCTATGTTCTATCCGAGACATGTGTTATGTATTCAATTAGTaccaattatatatacatttgaatttatttattaaaattagaaaaaaaattactcaaCCTATATTataaactgattatagatgaAATTGAATATTCTATAAAATTGAATCAAGTTGAAGTGAAATTGAATCCCCTTTGTTGTCGTCACTAATAATGATATTGCAAGcagaattattaatttatatatataattttattttaaaaacatttACCTAATTGTACTATTAAGTACAATTAAGAATAACTTAACTGctaaaaataatatacaatataaGCATTCACAGTCCCTCACGTTATATAACTTGAGCCAattgtttaattttataaaaaacaaatattatcaaattatGTCAGACGGAATTATTTAACTTTGTCATTATTCTTTCATATTTTCCCACGTCCcttattaaatttaatcatataggttaaaaaattctatttttgtaatttaacaaattttaaatttcttgtTTATATTTAAGAGTAGTATGATTATTGTTTAgattatgaaatttttgttatattcatatacatattacttgtaatacatatgtatacatatgcGTGTAATATAATGTTGagattcttcaaattttatcaATTGATTCTTTAATTTTGAGTCAATAATGACTAATATAATTCAAGTTTAATTTGAATACCTAATCATGTGTATTACGGCAAGCCCTTGtacatttataaatatatgtatataattatatacataataatcGTTTtacagaaagaaaaaagaacaaaagcaaaaaatgaagaaaaaaaggaaaaagaagataaatgaAGTAAAAAGAAGCCCTtgtacaatataaatatatgtatataattatatacttaataatcattttacagaaagaaaaaagaaaaaaaacagaaaaatgaaGTAAAAAGAAACAAAGGGCATATGAAGCTGAGGGATTTCTTTTGGTGTGAATCCTACTATCCGGAAGTTCAATTTTAATCCGATCAAACCAAGTCGGcccactaagaggtaaaactcttaCAGCGTGGATTTTCTGTATTCACAAGTACTTGAACTTGAAATCTTCCTTAAGCGGAACAAGTAttgaaccgcttgaaccaactcatGTTAATGAAGCTGAGGGGTTTTGAACTGGAAAAGTCAAGTCTAGACACCCATCACCTTATCACTTGAGCGTTGAGCCAATGTATTCTTCTTGCATTTTTGTCtcgattctttttttaaagcaatttgttattaaaaaaacaCAGAAagacgtaaaaaaaaaagtcaggtCGATAGTTGTTAGCCTCAGTTTGCGGAGGGACTGGCTTTATATGTTTTATTAATTCTACAGTGCAATCACCAAAATAGTGATTATGATTCAATCAAGtgttttacttaaaaaaattaaaatgaattttactCAAAATcagtataattaaataatgattCAAGTAAaagactttttattttttaaatttgtacCATTTACTTTAATTGTAAGTAATTTACAAGGAATTTCGATAATTCAATCCAATTATTTTTCAGTAAGCATCAATGTATATGAAAGTTTAGGAGGtttcgactaatccagtttgaACCCCGCTGGTCCACTACTGGGTAAAACTTTCACAGCgtggattttctctatttgCAAAACTCAAATTTGAAACTTTACTTAAGGGAAGCAAATATCGAATTACTTGAATTAACTCACGATGgtattatttaaaatacatATAGCTTATCAAAAAATGGTATAGTGCAATGGCTCGTGCCCCTACTTGATAACTAAGAGGTTCCAAGTTCGTTACTTGGTGGGCCTATTTGTATCCTTTTATTAGTATAAAGATTTTTGTTTCATTACTCTAGGCACATGTGCTTCCCTTGTGACAAAAAAATAGATATAACTtactcaaaaaatatttttgagcAATCTTTATTCCAATTCTTAATAATTTATTgggtaacaaaaaaaaacacaaacttttcacattttatcaattatagtacaatttttttccttaacttaaaaatgcacaaactttcgatttgataataattctagcacgacgtcaaattttcagttaatttagatggaatCGGGGTCAGAGAGGGCGCCGACGACCCCAATCggggagagagggaggacGCCGGCACTCTCCTCCTCGATTGGAGTTGCCGGCGCCCTATGTGGTCTCGATTCCGTTTAAATTAACGAAAATTTGACACCGTGCtagaattattatattatcaaaagtttatgtatttttaagttaaggaaaaaagttcGTGTTAGAAtcattaaaatgtgaaaaatttgtgttttttttgttattaaccctaATTGATTTTGCATACATGGTATAGTTCTATCACTCTTTAGATCGAGCTTTACACCAAAGTAAAgacttcttttcaaaattaattccCACAGTAGACTTCCTCAAAATAGACTTatgttattttctcaattattatttcagtccttatcttttaaaattgtttcatttaaatcctttttgaaataaaatcttttatttGTTAGTATGAATGAATTACTTGTATGATGCCATTAGACTTATCTTAAATAGATTACTatgaacaaaaatttaaaattttataaaaaaaattgttagaGTTTAAGTAAGTGGTTTTCATCTTGTAcaaaaatatagataaaaatatgaaaataaatttatccaTTTCATTTAgatcaaataatatatagatatacataaTAAGTATTTTTGAAACAAACTTCTTCCATCGAtgtttatataattttgacgtatatatatttttctagaaaTTTAAGACTCGATGATTATAATGGAACTACTAATGTCTTATTTTTTCTCTACAATgtgaattaaaatatataaataaataaatttttaatacacAAGAAATTCTTCATTAGTAACATTATTGATGTGTTAAGTAAATATACTTAAATTATAGCAATTCTAAAATAAGAGTAAAAAATCTAtctacaatatatatttataaattttcaaagCATGAACTTCTATAATGAAAAGATATATTATTCGAGACAGAAAAGTCACAAGATACTTTTATATGAAGTATATCctaaaacataaaagaaattttatgaatctttgtagaaaataatattaaatatttaaattgataCATTTAATGCATATTAAATGCATAATTTATATGTATCTATAAATGATTTGATGAcatgtaaattatattaattggtTGTTTATGTGAAAAAgtttatttgtatattatgATGGGAAGTCAATGATGGTCCATCAAGGTTAAGAATATGCCCAAAATTCTTACATAGAGGACTGCCTACAAtgccattctctctctctctctctctgttttttttttggtcaaaacAATGCCATTCATGGGATTGGGGTGATATTCATAGTACTCGGGAAGATCGATGTTGATCTTATGATATATCACCACTGATGATTATTTCTCTACGTAAGAGCAGCTTCTGGTTTAGCTCAGTTACATGACATCACCTGCTCCTGATAAAAACCATGTAGTGGGTTGTCTCGTCACATAGGACCCTTCGAAATCTTTTGACATGGCGTAATTTCCCGCCCTCCCATGTCGGACATCTCTTGTGGGACATAACCTCcatcatttatatatgtatattcttttttttttcgatgcactacatcctttttttttttttattttttttctccgtTTACTCGGTCAGTAGTGCGTAGGCAAGCTTCACACGAGTCATAATGACGGACATCTCTTGTGGGACCTAACCTAcatcatttatatatgtatattcttttttttttcgatgcactacatccttttttttatttttctccgTTTACTCCGCGAGTAGTGCGTAGGCAAGTTTCACACGAGTCATAATGACCTTGAAACTTTTACTATCCCTGCCGTAGCAGACGCTAGGCTCAAATTACCATGTAGAGTGCAATACATAAGTTTCaagaattgaatttgaatttcacttaattttaaattgaacGAAGATAAAAACTATTTCAGTGTGGGTTAATCTAAAAGTTTCACCATtcgttttttcaaattattgtCTTGCATCGAGttttgtaaataaagaaaattcacgattaCGAGGGTTCTATCCCTGGATGAGCAGATcgatttaatttaaatttgtcCGGACCAGTTGATTTttcgaataaaaaaaaataaatcaaactcTTAACGTGAAGCGCAGacagaaaagacaaaaaacTGTGTCCTTGTATTGCACTTCGATGCCCCTGGGAGGCTGGGTGTTGCTTTGGTGTGCTGTCCCCCCCAAAAGTCTCGAGGGACGTCTTCATCAATTCATCTTCTCTCCACTGTACACTGTACCAATGGCACTTACTTAAGAGCAGACTCCCCGACGTACTCCCCTCCCATCTTCTTCGAATTGTTTGTCCAATCGATCGAAGCATGACCCGAACCCACCACCATGTGGCCCTCCTCGGGCCGACCTCCATTTGCTTACTCCTCCTGCCGGTTCCATTGGCCCTTGGGGAGTGCACTTGCGAAAAGGAGAGCCACGACCGGGACAAGACTGCCGCCCTCAGCTACAAGCTCGCGGCCATCGTCTCGATCCTCATGGCGGGCGCGCTCGGCGTCTGTCTCCCCATGCTAGGAAAGGTGGTCCCTGTGCTCCGCAAGGGGGACGTCTTCTTCATAGTGAAGGCCTTCGCTGCGGGGGTGATCCTATCCACGGGGTTCATCCATGTCTTACCCGATGCGTACGAGAGCCTCACCTCGCCCTGCCTCCCTGGCGATGTGTGGGGGAGCTTCCCCTTCGCCAGTTTCGTGGCAATGCTGGCGGCGATAGGGACGCTGCAGATTGACATGCTTGCAACATCGTACTACACGAGGAGGCACTTCTATAAGGCCGGCGGCCCCCATGAAGTCAATGATGAGGACAAGGAGGCGGGCGGTGCCCTTGCAGGGCAAGTCCACCTCCACACCCATGCCAACCATGGCCACGCCCACGGCCCGGTTCCACAGGACGACTCTGCCACTTTGGAACTTCTCCGGCACAAAGTCATCTCAcaggtaattaatttttacgtCAAactaatcaatcaattatattACATAAAAATCAAAGAGCGGAATATGAATGCGTCATTTAAGAGAGATCAGCAAACTCTTAACTTCATAATGAACTAGCCATATAACTAGCGCCATGCACGGGAATTTGTTGACATTATTAAtattactaattttataatgtgtaaaaaattagaaataaataaaaatttgaaaatagtgatattaatttgatatttgtaaataaattgtaaaaatttaattcgaaatatataaattgtaaaaattttattgggGAGACTCGAAGAGACAACTGACAACGAGTTGAGGGACACAAATAGAAGAATTTCATGAGTCAATATGGAAAGCTCTCGTTACACGAACGGAACAATCTCGTGAGAGTAGTTtgaattaatatatgtatacatgtcTTTATAATTTCACTTTGCTTAGATTAAATGTATTTCAACGCATTTTTCGAATGAATTATATTCAACTAATTATCTCTAATTAGTTCATGTTATGGATACATATTAATTACTTATTAAGATCTTTATTATAAATGTACAATGAAAAGTTTACATGATAATTGTAAATCTcattttgaaatatgaaagttttattataaaatttaatttaattatttacgtACTAAAAAGAGTTATAAATGGAGTTATCATTCATGaattaaatacaataaaattaaatacttgatatatttttcatatgaatatataagtgggtgtatatatatatatatgaacactatttctttttatatgtACTATTAGAATTTGTATTTAATCGAGTAAATTCTTTTCTTATATGTTAATGCAATCATCCTTCTACGTACTATGAATAtatctaaaaaattaatttaagtaccaattttaaatagatatatttcttttaaattaaatttattatattctaATCATTAAGTAAAACGATATATATTATCTCTATATTTTTAATCGTATTAATATTGCAATGATCATGTAGATTGCGTTTGACCTTATATACCTGCCCAAGTTCATGTACAAATTTGGCACGAGTTAccgcccttttttttttaggacatTTATTGTTGTTAATGGTCATCGAATCATCATTATCTGGCGCAATTGCGACTCCAAATCACTAATAAATATCAGAGTAGTGCAGTAATTTCAACTTGTTCTCCGATAATAGATAGTCTTACAAATCGATATTCATAGGTTCCTTTTTGTATACATAAGTCTCTGATTAATTGGTTGGGAATTAGCTTATCTTTATCTGGCACGATGTTGGAAGACCGGTCGTCAGTCGTCCTTTGGAATTCTGGtgcaaatatttatttactatatcTCTTTTAATAATTGCCTTAGAAAATGGTTCTCCGgcatcttttctcttcttGGCTTTCCATTCAACACCCCTTAGCATGGGCCCTAAATTCTACTAGACCACGTGTGTCAGAGCAGAAGTGAAGACCCTGAGGGACTCCCGCTATGTTTGAATtgtaaagtaactttaactcaatacactacacaataaaaatatatattttttaaattaaaatttttaacttttaactctaaatcaatacactatataataaaaatatacgtTTTTCAAGTCATATTTATACTCTCATctcttttgtcatttttcacaatcaaaataaaaataaaactaaaaattattttaaatctgaaaccaaacacaccgtTCATGTCCAGAATATtataaagttactttaactctgaaaccaaacgcaccgttCATTCATGTCCAGAATGTTATACATACACCTAGCAAAAAAGTATATTATACatactatatatactttttcggTTAAAAGAAAAGCTATAATCATCAATTAAACATAGTAAAAGAAGGAGAGATGACTACAGGAGCGGATCCAGGACCCGAGCATCACTGAGGTCAATAACGATGTCTTATTgacatataaaaataataaatttcaaaataataactaatttttattaatatattacaaTAGTAAAAACCAACATAATAATTATACATGggtaaattcaaattttcttcatagagaaaatttaatgttatga
This genomic window contains:
- the LOC116192216 gene encoding zinc transporter 8-like, which gives rise to MTRTHHHVALLGPTSICLLLLPVPLALGECTCEKESHDRDKTAALSYKLAAIVSILMAGALGVCLPMLGKVVPVLRKGDVFFIVKAFAAGVILSTGFIHVLPDAYESLTSPCLPGDVWGSFPFASFVAMLAAIGTLQIDMLATSYYTRRHFYKAGGPHEVNDEDKEAGGALAGQVHLHTHANHGHAHGPVPQDDSATLELLRHKVISQVLEVGIITHSVIIGISLGASQSPKIIRPLVGALTFHQFFEGMGLGGCIAQAKFRSRAVVVMALFFSLTTPVGIAVGIGVSNMYNENSPTALIVEGIFNAASAGILIYMALVDLCAADFMSPKMQKNGRLQLWVNASLLAGAGCMSLLARWA
- the LOC116192668 gene encoding choline-phosphate cytidylyltransferase 2-like isoform X2, producing the protein MDNHHTAAPAGGSYPVPSDRPVRVYADGIYDLFHFGHARALEQAKKSFPNTYLLVGCCNDEITHKYKGKTVMTEDERYESLRHCKWVDEVIPDAPWVINQEFLDKHKIDFVAHDSLPYADVSGAGNDVYEFVKAVGRFKETKRTEGISTSDIIMRIVKDYNQYVMRNLDRGYSRKELGVSYVKEKRLRVNMRLKKLQEKVKEQQERIQTVAKTASMTRNEWVENADRWVAGFLEMFEEGCHKMGTAIRDRIQERLRGQQMRDGYLLENGKDGLDMDDDEDEEYYEEYEEYFDDDDDEEYYDEEHDDAKEETEKKR
- the LOC116192668 gene encoding choline-phosphate cytidylyltransferase 1-like isoform X1, with translation MDNHHTAAPAGGSYPVPSDRPVRVYADGIYDLFHFGHARALEQAKKSFPNTYLLVGCCNDEITHKYKGKTVMTEDERYESLRHCKWVDEVIPDAPWVINQEFLDKHKIDFVAHDSLPYADVSGAGNDVYEFVKAVGRFKETKRTEGISTSDIIMRIVKDYNQYVMRNLDRGYSRKELGVSYVKEKRLRVNMRLKKLQEKVKEQQERVGEKIQTVAKTASMTRNEWVENADRWVAGFLEMFEEGCHKMGTAIRDRIQERLRGQQMRDGYLLENGKDGLDMDDDEDEEYYEEYEEYFDDDDDEEYYDEEHDDAKEETEKKR